A single Marinitoga aeolica DNA region contains:
- a CDS encoding GatB/YqeY domain-containing protein produces the protein MDLKTKLNDDMKKYMKAKNTKALNAIKILKTEIKKAEVEKQRELNEDEMMSLIRKQIKMRQDSIQQYREANREDLVEEEEYELNILKEYLPPEMSDEELENIIKNIIADLGENVKFGQAMGKVMKELKGKVDGSRVNSIVKKLLG, from the coding sequence ATGGATTTAAAAACAAAATTAAATGACGATATGAAAAAATATATGAAAGCAAAAAACACTAAAGCTTTAAATGCTATTAAAATATTAAAGACAGAAATAAAAAAAGCTGAAGTTGAAAAACAAAGAGAGTTGAATGAAGATGAAATGATGTCTTTGATCAGAAAACAAATTAAAATGAGACAAGATTCTATTCAACAATATAGAGAAGCTAATAGAGAAGATTTAGTGGAAGAGGAAGAATATGAATTAAATATTTTAAAAGAATATCTTCCTCCAGAAATGTCAGATGAAGAACTTGAAAATATTATTAAAAATATAATAGCAGACTTAGGAGAAAACGTTAAGTTTGGTCAGGCAATGGGAAAAGTTATGAAGGAATTAAAGGGAAAAGTTGATGGTAGCAGAGTAAATTCAATAGTAAAAAAATTGTTGGGATAA
- a CDS encoding glycoside hydrolase family 130 protein produces the protein MIPWEERKDKNEIIWRYSKNPITKRNQFKNGARIFNSAVLPYNNGFIGVFRVDHNNTVPNLHIGRSEDGINWEFNENAIEWIDKDGNISVPIYAYDPRLVKLDDYYYITFCTDLHGPTIGVGRTKDFIKFERLPDAFLPFNRNGVLFPRKINGKYYMLSRPSDNGHTPFGDIFISESNDLIHWGNHKWLMGRKNDSWWENLKIGAGPIPIETNKGWLLIYHGVTNTCNGYVYSFGTALLDLEDPSKVLYRSNNYLMTPEESYETIGFVPNVVFPCSALVENDKIAIYYGAADTYIGVAFAYLNELIEFTKNDN, from the coding sequence AAAGAAATCAATTTAAAAACGGAGCTAGAATATTCAATTCCGCTGTTTTACCATATAATAATGGATTTATTGGTGTTTTTAGAGTAGATCATAATAATACAGTACCTAATCTTCATATTGGAAGAAGTGAGGATGGAATAAACTGGGAATTTAACGAAAATGCTATTGAATGGATAGATAAAGATGGAAATATATCAGTTCCTATATACGCTTATGATCCCAGATTAGTAAAACTGGATGATTATTATTATATAACATTTTGTACTGATTTACATGGTCCTACAATAGGAGTAGGAAGGACAAAGGATTTTATTAAATTTGAAAGACTTCCAGATGCTTTTTTGCCATTTAATAGAAATGGTGTCTTATTTCCAAGAAAAATAAATGGGAAGTATTATATGCTTAGCAGACCAAGCGATAATGGTCATACTCCATTTGGAGATATTTTTATTAGCGAAAGTAATGATCTTATACATTGGGGAAATCATAAATGGTTAATGGGTAGGAAAAATGATTCTTGGTGGGAGAATTTAAAAATAGGTGCAGGTCCAATACCTATTGAAACTAATAAAGGTTGGTTATTAATTTATCATGGAGTTACAAATACATGTAATGGATATGTGTATAGTTTTGGAACAGCATTATTAGATTTAGAAGATCCATCAAAAGTGTTATATAGATCAAACAATTATTTAATGACCCCAGAAGAAAGTTATGAAACAATTGGATTTGTTCCAAATGTTGTATTTCCTTGTTCAGCATTAGTTGAAAATGATAAAATTGCTATTTATTATGGAGCTGCAGATACTTACATAGGAGTAGCTTTCGCATATTTAAATGAATTAATAGAATTTACAAAAAATGATAATTAA